In Rhodococcus sp. OK302, one genomic interval encodes:
- a CDS encoding adenine phosphoribosyltransferase → MSSEITAGTSVDELREINRAASEAVVRLTRWADNFPSQGVRFADLTPVFADAEGFSAVLDALIACAPDADTIAAVDARGFLLGAGAAARMGAGVVAVRKVGKLPPPVLSRSYSLEYGSSTLEIPANGFDLTGRNVLVIDDVLATGGTLEAAVQLVELAGANVVAVAVVLEIEELRGRDRFVKYPLTSLVKV, encoded by the coding sequence ATGTCGAGTGAGATCACTGCAGGGACTTCTGTGGATGAACTGAGGGAAATTAACCGGGCGGCCTCGGAGGCCGTTGTTCGCCTCACGAGGTGGGCCGATAACTTTCCCAGCCAGGGCGTGCGATTCGCGGACCTGACGCCGGTGTTCGCCGACGCCGAAGGTTTCAGCGCGGTGCTGGACGCTTTGATCGCTTGCGCACCCGACGCAGACACGATTGCTGCCGTCGATGCGCGTGGCTTCCTTCTCGGTGCCGGTGCGGCGGCGCGTATGGGCGCTGGAGTGGTTGCGGTCCGCAAGGTCGGCAAACTGCCACCACCGGTGCTATCGCGCTCGTACAGCCTCGAATACGGCTCGTCGACCCTCGAGATTCCAGCGAACGGCTTCGATCTCACCGGACGGAATGTTTTGGTGATCGACGACGTTCTGGCTACCGGAGGGACACTGGAAGCAGCGGTGCAGTTGGTGGAGTTGGCCGGCGCGAACGTCGTCGCCGTGGCAGTGGTGCTCGAGATCGAGGAACTTCGGGGCCGAGATCGCTTCGTTAAGTACCCACTGACATCCCTGGTCAAGGTCTGA
- a CDS encoding ABC transporter substrate-binding protein, translating into MLHLRRALVRSLSLVAATAVVTGSLAACSSEDSEQVPSIGYAIDNTITTYNANTTAGSVSGAMAALGRVLPGFTFTGPVGAPVSDTDIGTAAELPGQTLTVAYKLNPSSVYSDGVPLSCDDLVLTWAASNGRFTKDVDGAQVPMFDVANTLGYSDIDRIDCQSGSKDATVVFKPGRAFTEWRTLFGATSLMPSHIAAQRAGVPDLVTAVNSGDTEALSKIADFWNTGWNMVPGQLDKTVLVSSGPYRVDEYTEDGGLVLVANERWWGNKPATDRIVVWPRGVDLVKDVDSHSIEVIDVGAGAAGDLGELSGFSSVQIPSRSIEQFILATSGVLGDEAARRAFAHCVPRSALFDQFGKTPNAPATGVGSGVVDSRLAVPDSLVYRDAAATDGDRYSNADVAATKVSLSEAGLDGLTVRVGYLAPDPARAQIVSEVKAACAPAGITVDDVSSPSFEPQALRGGDVDAVLAGTAGQAGAAGMVDMIDARGALRGGNSSNFSGYHNTRIDQIIDQLDTDPGIAAQLGLSVEAENILWTQVPTIPLFNQVRTVAVAQGMSAVVANPTRSATGWNMDRWVLRR; encoded by the coding sequence ATGCTCCACCTGAGGCGAGCACTCGTTCGCTCGCTGTCATTGGTTGCTGCCACTGCGGTGGTCACAGGTTCGTTGGCGGCCTGCTCGTCGGAAGATTCCGAGCAGGTTCCGTCCATCGGATATGCAATCGACAACACCATCACGACGTACAACGCAAATACGACGGCGGGATCCGTTTCGGGAGCGATGGCAGCTCTCGGCCGGGTCCTGCCTGGCTTCACATTCACCGGTCCCGTTGGGGCGCCGGTATCCGATACCGACATCGGTACCGCGGCGGAGTTGCCGGGTCAGACGTTGACGGTGGCGTACAAGCTCAATCCGTCATCTGTGTACTCCGACGGGGTTCCGCTCTCGTGTGACGATCTGGTGCTCACGTGGGCGGCGTCCAACGGCCGGTTCACGAAGGACGTCGACGGCGCCCAGGTGCCGATGTTCGACGTGGCGAATACGTTGGGATATTCGGATATCGACCGGATCGATTGCCAATCGGGATCCAAGGACGCCACCGTCGTCTTCAAGCCGGGTCGCGCGTTCACTGAATGGCGAACGCTTTTCGGAGCTACCTCCTTGATGCCGTCGCATATCGCGGCGCAACGTGCCGGGGTGCCGGATCTGGTTACCGCGGTGAATTCAGGCGACACCGAAGCACTCTCGAAGATCGCGGATTTCTGGAACACCGGCTGGAACATGGTGCCGGGACAGTTGGACAAGACCGTCCTCGTATCGTCCGGTCCGTATCGGGTCGACGAGTACACCGAAGACGGTGGGCTGGTACTGGTTGCCAATGAGCGATGGTGGGGCAACAAGCCTGCCACCGATCGCATTGTCGTCTGGCCGCGCGGGGTGGATCTTGTCAAGGATGTGGATTCGCACTCCATCGAAGTGATCGACGTTGGTGCCGGCGCGGCCGGAGATCTCGGCGAGCTGTCAGGATTTTCGTCGGTCCAGATCCCTTCGCGATCCATCGAACAATTCATTCTGGCGACGTCGGGAGTTCTCGGCGACGAAGCGGCCCGCCGAGCGTTTGCGCATTGTGTTCCGCGGTCGGCGTTGTTCGATCAGTTCGGCAAGACACCGAATGCGCCGGCAACCGGTGTCGGGTCGGGTGTCGTGGATTCCCGTCTGGCCGTTCCTGATTCGCTCGTCTACCGCGATGCCGCAGCCACCGACGGCGATCGCTACAGCAATGCGGACGTTGCGGCGACCAAAGTTTCGCTGTCCGAGGCAGGGTTGGACGGGTTGACGGTGAGAGTCGGATATCTTGCTCCGGACCCGGCGCGCGCTCAAATCGTGTCCGAGGTGAAGGCTGCGTGCGCACCGGCGGGAATCACAGTCGACGATGTCAGTAGTCCGAGCTTCGAACCGCAGGCTCTGCGCGGCGGCGACGTCGATGCCGTCCTTGCCGGTACCGCCGGTCAAGCCGGCGCAGCGGGCATGGTGGACATGATCGACGCCCGGGGAGCGCTGCGCGGTGGAAACTCCTCGAATTTCAGTGGATACCACAACACTCGGATCGACCAGATCATCGATCAACTGGACACTGATCCAGGAATAGCTGCGCAATTGGGACTGTCGGTGGAGGCGGAGAACATCCTCTGGACGCAAGTGCCTACTATTCCTCTGTTCAATCAGGTGCGAACTGTTGCCGTTGCTCAGGGTATGAGCGCGGTGGTAGCCAATCCGACTCGCTCCGCCACAGGCTGGAATATGGATAGATGGGTATTGCGTAGATGA
- the secD gene encoding protein translocase subunit SecD: MAPSTGTVHPVRYLALFGVLVVALYALVFFTGDKSATPKLGIDLQGGTRVTLTARTPDGSAPSQDSLKQAQEIIETRVNGLGVSGSEVVIDGDNLVITVPGDDSAQARSLGQTARLYIRPVTGSIPVSTRDANRTATTPPPATDVPATETPATGAETPAPAPQNRPFPAQEPPTAEATPPVEVAPISGVTPTPAPETSSDGTDAGDAAAAEITAARALRQSTDPAVQEQAVANLDCSVPDPLRGNDDPALPLVACSQDGETIYLLGPAIIDGQEIADASSIFNSQQSRHEISLSFKTTGSNTWAQFTSANIGKQAAFTLDSKVVSAPTIQGATPAGSATSITGSFTADSAKELANTLKYGSLPLSFAASEAETVSATLGLASLQAALIAGAVGLVLVLIYCLVYYRMLGVLIALSLVLSGLMVYAIMVLLGRYIGFTLDLAGMAGLIIGIGMTADSFVVFFERIKDEMREGRSFRSAVPRGWARARRTILSGNAVSFIAAAVLYVLAVGQVRGFAFTLGLTTILDVVVVFLVTWPLVNMASRSAFWSKPSVNGLGAVQEVARERKVAAASSAKETQA; this comes from the coding sequence GTGGCACCTTCCACCGGAACGGTGCATCCGGTCCGCTACCTAGCCCTTTTCGGGGTTTTGGTCGTGGCACTGTATGCACTGGTGTTCTTTACTGGCGATAAATCGGCCACACCGAAACTCGGTATCGACTTGCAGGGTGGAACGCGTGTCACGTTGACCGCGCGCACGCCGGACGGCAGCGCGCCTAGTCAGGACAGCCTGAAGCAGGCTCAGGAAATCATCGAGACCCGCGTCAACGGACTCGGTGTGTCCGGGTCCGAGGTTGTGATCGACGGTGACAACCTCGTCATCACGGTTCCCGGCGACGACAGCGCGCAGGCGCGTTCGTTGGGTCAGACCGCACGTCTGTACATCCGGCCGGTAACCGGATCGATCCCCGTGTCGACGCGCGATGCGAACCGCACCGCAACCACGCCGCCGCCAGCGACTGACGTACCGGCGACTGAAACGCCGGCTACCGGTGCCGAGACTCCGGCACCCGCCCCGCAGAATCGTCCGTTCCCGGCGCAAGAGCCGCCCACCGCGGAAGCAACACCCCCGGTAGAAGTCGCGCCCATCTCCGGAGTGACACCGACTCCGGCACCGGAAACGTCGAGTGACGGAACCGATGCCGGTGACGCAGCAGCCGCAGAGATCACCGCGGCGCGGGCGCTACGTCAGAGCACCGATCCGGCTGTTCAGGAACAAGCTGTCGCCAATTTGGACTGCTCGGTACCCGACCCGTTGCGTGGCAACGACGATCCGGCCCTCCCGTTGGTGGCTTGCTCTCAGGATGGCGAGACCATCTATCTGCTCGGCCCGGCGATTATCGACGGTCAGGAAATCGCGGACGCGTCGTCGATATTCAACTCACAGCAGTCGCGTCACGAGATCAGCCTCTCGTTCAAGACCACCGGCAGCAACACGTGGGCACAGTTCACATCGGCCAACATTGGCAAACAGGCAGCATTCACCCTTGACTCCAAGGTTGTCAGTGCGCCCACCATCCAGGGTGCGACGCCGGCCGGTAGCGCCACGTCGATTACCGGCAGCTTCACGGCGGACAGTGCCAAGGAACTGGCCAACACACTGAAGTACGGTTCGCTTCCGCTCTCATTCGCGGCTTCCGAGGCCGAGACGGTTTCGGCCACCCTCGGATTGGCTTCGCTGCAGGCGGCATTGATTGCCGGTGCGGTCGGCCTGGTGCTGGTGCTGATCTACTGCCTCGTCTACTACCGCATGCTCGGCGTCCTGATCGCGCTGTCCCTCGTGCTCTCGGGCCTCATGGTGTACGCGATCATGGTTCTGCTCGGCAGATACATCGGATTCACCCTCGACCTCGCCGGTATGGCGGGTCTGATCATCGGTATCGGTATGACAGCCGACTCGTTTGTCGTGTTCTTCGAGCGCATCAAGGACGAGATGCGAGAAGGCCGCAGCTTCCGTTCCGCGGTTCCGCGTGGTTGGGCACGAGCGCGTCGTACCATCCTGTCCGGTAACGCGGTCAGCTTCATCGCTGCCGCCGTTCTGTACGTGCTGGCAGTGGGTCAGGTGCGAGGATTTGCCTTCACCCTCGGCCTCACCACGATCCTCGACGTTGTCGTGGTCTTCCTCGTGACCTGGCCGCTGGTGAATATGGCCTCACGTTCGGCGTTCTGGTCCAAGCCCAGTGTCAACGGCTTGGGAGCAGTGCAAGAGGTTGCCCGTGAACGTAAGGTTGCCGCCGCTTCGTCGGCTAAGGAGACACAGGCATGA
- the ruvA gene encoding Holliday junction branch migration protein RuvA, producing MIASVRGEVLDIALDHAVIEAAGVGYRVNATPITLGALHRGSEARLFTTMIVREDSMTLYGFSDTESKDLFSLLQTVSGVGPRLAMATLAVLEPDALRRALSEGNLTALTRVPGIGKRGAERMVVELRDKVDAVPATAGASGVIAANAIRDQIVEALEGLGFPIKQAEQATDSVLAETPEATTSVALRSALSLLGKTR from the coding sequence ATGATCGCGTCGGTACGCGGCGAAGTACTCGACATTGCGCTCGACCATGCGGTCATCGAGGCAGCCGGTGTCGGCTATCGAGTCAATGCAACTCCGATAACGCTCGGGGCGTTGCATCGGGGGAGTGAGGCTCGGCTCTTCACGACGATGATCGTTCGTGAAGATTCGATGACGCTCTACGGTTTTTCCGATACCGAGTCCAAGGACTTGTTCAGCCTGTTGCAGACGGTGTCCGGGGTCGGCCCCCGGTTGGCGATGGCAACGCTGGCGGTTCTCGAACCTGATGCGCTCCGGCGGGCCCTTTCGGAGGGCAACCTGACTGCGCTGACACGAGTGCCGGGGATCGGCAAGCGCGGCGCCGAACGGATGGTCGTCGAACTGCGCGACAAGGTCGACGCCGTGCCTGCGACGGCCGGTGCATCAGGCGTGATTGCGGCTAACGCGATTCGTGATCAGATCGTCGAAGCACTCGAAGGTCTCGGATTCCCGATCAAGCAAGCAGAACAGGCCACCGATTCGGTACTGGCCGAAACTCCCGAGGCGACCACGTCCGTTGCGCTTCGGTCCGCTCTCTCATTGCTCGGTAAGACTCGATGA
- a CDS encoding YebC/PmpR family DNA-binding transcriptional regulator, translated as MSGHSKWATTKHKKAVVDARRGKSFAKLIKNIEVAARTGGGDPTGNPTLFDAIQKAKKTSVPNDNIERARKRGAGEEAGGADWQTIMYEGYGPNGVAVLIECLTDNRNRAAGEVRTAMTRNGGNLADPGSVSYLFARKGVVTLEKNGQSEDDVLMAVLDAGAEDVTDLGETFEIVCEPQDLVAVRTALQEAGIDYDSAEADFRASVEVPLDVDGARKIFKLVDALEDSDDVQNVYTNIDLSDEVLAELDAE; from the coding sequence ATGAGCGGCCACTCAAAATGGGCCACCACCAAGCACAAGAAGGCTGTTGTCGACGCACGTCGTGGCAAATCCTTTGCGAAGCTGATCAAGAACATCGAGGTGGCGGCACGAACCGGCGGTGGCGATCCCACGGGCAACCCCACCTTGTTCGACGCAATTCAGAAGGCCAAGAAGACTTCTGTCCCCAACGACAACATCGAACGCGCGCGCAAGCGTGGCGCCGGTGAAGAAGCTGGCGGCGCAGACTGGCAGACCATCATGTACGAGGGCTACGGGCCCAATGGTGTTGCCGTGCTGATCGAGTGCCTCACCGACAACCGCAACCGCGCAGCCGGTGAAGTTCGTACCGCGATGACACGCAACGGTGGCAACCTTGCGGACCCGGGTTCGGTTTCGTACCTGTTCGCCCGTAAGGGTGTTGTGACGCTCGAAAAGAACGGTCAGTCCGAGGATGACGTGCTGATGGCAGTTCTCGATGCGGGTGCAGAAGACGTCACCGATCTCGGTGAAACCTTCGAAATCGTCTGTGAGCCACAGGATCTCGTGGCCGTCCGTACTGCTCTGCAGGAAGCCGGGATCGACTACGATTCGGCTGAGGCGGATTTCCGTGCGTCGGTCGAGGTTCCCCTCGATGTTGACGGCGCACGCAAGATCTTCAAGCTTGTCGACGCGCTCGAAGATTCCGACGACGTGCAGAACGTGTACACCAATATCGATCTGTCCGACGAGGTCCTTGCGGAACTCGACGCTGAATAA
- the yajC gene encoding preprotein translocase subunit YajC — protein MSSLLFPLLILALLVPMFLGMRKQKKALAVTAEMQDSLQVGDRVQTTAGLYATIESLNEDTVDLEIAPGVVTTWSRLVIRERVIESVDTESVDEDLDSEFEESTSDTEIRLTKES, from the coding sequence ATGTCGAGTTTGCTTTTCCCCCTCCTGATCCTCGCGCTGCTGGTGCCCATGTTCCTGGGTATGCGCAAGCAGAAGAAGGCGCTGGCCGTGACTGCCGAAATGCAGGACTCCCTGCAGGTCGGTGACCGTGTGCAGACCACTGCCGGTCTGTACGCAACCATCGAGTCGTTGAACGAAGACACCGTAGATCTCGAGATCGCACCCGGTGTCGTCACCACGTGGTCGCGTCTCGTTATCCGTGAGCGCGTCATCGAGTCCGTTGACACGGAATCTGTCGACGAAGATCTGGACTCCGAGTTCGAAGAGTCCACGTCCGACACCGAAATCCGACTCACCAAGGAATCCTGA
- a CDS encoding GntR family transcriptional regulator, with protein sequence MLVRIDHASTTPLADQIAAGVRGSVIRGEIGPGDRLPSARALAESVDVNLHTVLRAYAALRDEGLIDLRRGRGAVIRAEFDSGRAALNESAREFVKLARNLGLDTAHMLELIKETSTS encoded by the coding sequence ATGTTGGTTCGGATAGACCACGCGTCCACCACTCCCCTCGCCGATCAAATCGCAGCGGGCGTCCGTGGTTCCGTCATCCGCGGCGAGATCGGCCCGGGTGATCGACTGCCGTCGGCACGAGCTCTCGCCGAGTCCGTCGACGTCAACCTGCATACGGTGCTGCGCGCATACGCGGCACTGCGCGACGAAGGCCTCATCGATCTCCGACGTGGCCGAGGCGCAGTGATTCGTGCCGAATTTGATTCCGGCAGAGCAGCCCTCAACGAATCAGCCCGTGAGTTCGTCAAGTTGGCCCGCAACCTGGGGCTCGATACCGCCCACATGCTCGAACTCATCAAGGAGACCAGCACCTCATGA
- the pdxT gene encoding pyridoxal 5'-phosphate synthase glutaminase subunit PdxT gives MTRPLIGVLALQGDVREHLAALADSGADAIGVRRPEELDKVDGIVIPGGESTTMSRLLQVFELLDPLRERLRGGLPAYGSCAGMILLASEVLDTRPDAESLGAIDMTVRRNAFGRQVDSFESDLDFEGIIGDPIRAVFIRAPWVERVGPGVEVLAQVPAAAGEAAGRIVAVRQGSVIATSFHPEVTGDRRVHELFVDLVRG, from the coding sequence ATGACTCGTCCGTTGATCGGTGTACTCGCTCTTCAAGGTGACGTCCGAGAGCACCTTGCTGCTCTGGCGGATTCCGGGGCCGACGCGATCGGTGTCCGCCGTCCGGAAGAGCTCGACAAGGTTGACGGAATCGTCATTCCCGGTGGGGAATCGACGACGATGAGCCGACTCCTTCAGGTCTTCGAGCTGTTGGATCCGCTCCGCGAGCGGCTTCGCGGCGGTCTGCCGGCTTACGGTTCGTGCGCTGGAATGATTCTGCTCGCCAGCGAGGTGCTCGACACCCGGCCCGACGCCGAGAGCCTCGGTGCTATCGATATGACCGTGCGCCGCAACGCATTCGGTCGCCAGGTCGATTCCTTCGAGTCCGATCTGGACTTCGAGGGAATTATCGGTGATCCGATCCGCGCCGTGTTCATTCGCGCGCCGTGGGTCGAGCGGGTGGGACCAGGTGTCGAGGTGTTGGCGCAGGTACCGGCAGCGGCAGGCGAAGCTGCCGGTCGCATCGTGGCGGTGCGGCAGGGCTCCGTGATCGCGACGTCCTTCCACCCCGAGGTTACGGGAGACCGCCGCGTGCACGAACTCTTTGTCGACCTGGTGCGCGGCTAG
- the ruvC gene encoding crossover junction endodeoxyribonuclease RuvC, whose product MRVLGVDPGLTRCGFGVVDGSNGRVVRPIAVDVVRTPADMALALRLLQISDAAELWIEQYKPEVVAVERVFAQHNVSTAMGTAQAGGIVAVAAARRGIPVFFHTPTEVKAAVTGSGIADKAQVTAMVTRILNLKQAPKPADAADALAIAICHCWRAPMIERMAKAEAMAAEQIRKYQAKLAETTRVEASRAEITKKAGSR is encoded by the coding sequence GTGCGCGTGCTCGGGGTGGACCCTGGCTTGACCCGATGTGGATTCGGTGTGGTCGACGGGAGCAACGGCAGAGTTGTGCGGCCCATCGCCGTTGATGTGGTGCGTACCCCCGCCGATATGGCTCTTGCCTTGCGGCTCCTACAGATCTCGGATGCAGCCGAGCTGTGGATCGAGCAGTACAAACCCGAGGTTGTGGCCGTCGAGCGAGTGTTCGCTCAACACAACGTCAGTACAGCCATGGGTACGGCGCAAGCCGGTGGGATTGTTGCCGTCGCGGCCGCCAGGCGCGGAATCCCGGTATTTTTTCATACTCCGACCGAGGTGAAAGCCGCGGTCACGGGCAGTGGTATTGCAGACAAGGCGCAGGTCACCGCGATGGTGACACGAATTCTCAATCTGAAACAAGCCCCCAAGCCGGCAGACGCCGCGGACGCGCTGGCTATTGCGATTTGTCACTGCTGGCGGGCGCCGATGATCGAACGGATGGCAAAAGCCGAAGCGATGGCAGCGGAACAGATACGCAAGTATCAGGCAAAATTGGCCGAGACAACCAGAGTTGAAGCCAGCAGAGCAGAAATCACCAAGAAGGCAGGTTCACGATGA
- the ruvB gene encoding Holliday junction branch migration DNA helicase RuvB, with protein MNFDPIEDFDDESPVSAELVAGDGEVEASLRPKSLDDFIGQPRVREQLQLVLTGAKMRGGTPDHILMSGPPGLGKTSMAMIIAGELGSSLRLTSGPALERAGDLAAMLSNLVEGDVLFIDEIHRIARPAEEMLYLAMEDFRVDVVVGKGPGATSIPLEVAPFTLVGATTRSGALTGPLRDRFGFTAHMDFYDPNELHQILMRSAGILGVNLELDASAEIARRSRGTPRIANRLLRRVRDFAEVRADGIVTMEVARAALAVYDVDQLGLDRLDRSVLSALVRSFGGGPVGVSTLAVAVGEEPSTVEEVCEPFLVRAGMIARTPRGRVATAAAWTQLGMTPPPDAAAGGIEVRVNEPPAV; from the coding sequence ATGAACTTTGATCCGATCGAAGATTTCGACGACGAATCCCCGGTCAGCGCCGAGTTGGTCGCGGGGGACGGCGAGGTCGAAGCAAGTCTGCGCCCCAAGAGTCTGGACGATTTCATCGGCCAGCCGCGCGTCCGTGAGCAGCTCCAATTAGTGCTTACCGGTGCGAAGATGCGCGGCGGAACCCCAGACCACATCCTGATGTCCGGGCCGCCCGGACTCGGTAAGACGTCGATGGCCATGATCATCGCGGGCGAGCTCGGTTCGTCTCTTCGGCTCACGTCGGGTCCGGCACTCGAACGAGCGGGTGACCTTGCGGCGATGCTGAGCAACCTGGTGGAGGGTGACGTTCTCTTTATCGACGAGATTCACCGTATTGCCCGGCCGGCCGAGGAAATGTTGTATCTCGCGATGGAAGACTTCCGCGTCGACGTCGTAGTGGGCAAGGGCCCCGGAGCTACCTCGATTCCTTTGGAAGTTGCGCCGTTCACGCTGGTCGGGGCAACAACACGATCTGGTGCTCTGACGGGCCCACTGCGTGACCGATTCGGTTTCACCGCGCACATGGATTTTTACGACCCGAATGAACTGCACCAGATCTTGATGCGGTCGGCCGGGATTCTCGGCGTGAATCTCGAACTGGATGCGAGCGCGGAAATCGCACGACGGTCACGTGGAACGCCGCGTATCGCCAACCGGTTGCTACGACGAGTGCGAGATTTTGCCGAGGTTCGCGCCGACGGCATCGTGACGATGGAGGTCGCGCGAGCGGCGCTTGCGGTCTACGACGTCGACCAACTCGGATTGGATCGCCTCGACCGGTCCGTTCTGAGCGCACTGGTGCGTTCTTTCGGCGGCGGCCCCGTAGGTGTGTCCACTCTGGCGGTTGCGGTCGGTGAAGAACCGTCCACAGTCGAAGAAGTGTGTGAGCCGTTCCTTGTTCGCGCCGGCATGATTGCGAGAACTCCACGTGGGCGTGTTGCGACGGCCGCAGCGTGGACTCAACTTGGAATGACTCCTCCGCCGGACGCTGCTGCCGGCGGTATCGAGGTACGGGTCAACGAACCACCAGCAGTTTGA
- the secF gene encoding protein translocase subunit SecF → MSESNNNSAENSSADTAARSETSDSGVDQTSMPKHSLLSRLYTGTGAFEVVSRRRFYYGLTGALVAIALLSIILRGFTFGIDFEGGSRIQFPATEGIETSQVETVYTEALGFEPVTVQTVGSGSSATVQIRSETLNANQVTTLQTALFDEFQPEDKNGNPSVNAISFADVSETWGGQITKKALIALVVFLVIVSIYIAVRFERDMAIAAIIALFFDIIVTAGIYALVGFEVTPATVIGLLTILGFSLYDTVVVFDKVEENTRGILHLTRRTYAEQANLAVNQTLMRSINTTVISVLPVLALMVVAVWMLGVGTLKDLALVQLVGIIVGAYSSIFFATPLLVSMKERWGPVADHTRKVLARRATLAEKGLGDKGLEGKGSETVRVGASTARRSAVAPSTGARPTGKRNKKAH, encoded by the coding sequence ATGAGTGAGTCCAACAACAACTCTGCAGAAAATTCTTCGGCGGATACCGCAGCGCGGTCCGAAACCTCGGATTCCGGAGTTGACCAGACTTCGATGCCGAAACACAGCCTCCTGTCGAGGTTGTACACCGGTACCGGAGCGTTCGAAGTCGTCAGCAGGCGTCGGTTCTACTACGGACTGACCGGTGCCTTGGTCGCGATCGCTCTGCTGAGCATCATCCTGCGCGGTTTCACGTTCGGAATCGACTTCGAGGGTGGATCACGGATCCAGTTCCCGGCTACCGAAGGCATCGAGACGTCGCAGGTAGAAACGGTGTACACCGAGGCTCTCGGGTTTGAACCGGTGACGGTGCAGACCGTCGGCTCAGGTTCGAGTGCCACGGTCCAGATTCGGTCCGAGACGCTGAATGCAAACCAGGTCACAACGCTGCAGACGGCGCTGTTCGACGAGTTCCAGCCCGAGGACAAGAACGGAAATCCGTCTGTCAACGCGATCAGCTTCGCCGACGTCAGTGAGACGTGGGGTGGTCAGATCACCAAGAAGGCGTTGATCGCTCTGGTGGTGTTCCTGGTGATCGTGAGTATTTACATCGCCGTTCGGTTCGAGAGAGACATGGCGATCGCCGCCATCATCGCTCTCTTCTTCGACATCATCGTCACGGCCGGCATCTACGCGCTGGTCGGCTTCGAGGTCACTCCCGCGACAGTCATCGGGTTGCTCACCATTCTCGGTTTCTCCCTGTACGACACCGTCGTCGTGTTCGACAAGGTGGAGGAGAACACCAGAGGGATCCTGCATCTGACGCGTCGAACGTACGCCGAGCAAGCCAACCTTGCCGTCAACCAGACGCTCATGCGCTCGATCAACACCACCGTCATCAGTGTGCTTCCCGTGCTCGCCTTGATGGTTGTCGCAGTCTGGATGCTCGGCGTCGGTACCCTCAAGGACCTCGCGCTGGTGCAGTTGGTGGGCATCATCGTCGGCGCTTACTCGTCGATCTTCTTCGCGACGCCGCTTCTGGTGTCGATGAAGGAACGTTGGGGACCGGTCGCGGATCACACTCGTAAGGTTCTCGCCCGCCGCGCTACGCTGGCAGAAAAGGGGCTCGGCGACAAGGGCCTCGAAGGCAAGGGTTCAGAGACCGTCAGAGTGGGAGCGTCGACTGCACGACGTAGTGCGGTTGCCCCGTCGACTGGTGCTCGGCCGACAGGAAAGCGAAACAAGAAGGCGCACTGA